One Antarctobacter heliothermus DNA segment encodes these proteins:
- the rpiB gene encoding ribose 5-phosphate isomerase B, whose amino-acid sequence MTDTKRIVLSSDHAAIDLRQAIAKHIEAKGWEAVDIGPTTPESTHYPEHGAAAARRVASGDCSLGIILCGTGQGIMMAANKVAGVRCGVCSDPFSARMIRAHNDAQILSLGARVVGEGLALEIVDAFLETAFEGGRHGTRVDMITALEG is encoded by the coding sequence ATGACCGACACAAAACGTATTGTCCTGTCCAGCGACCATGCCGCCATTGACCTGCGGCAGGCCATCGCAAAACACATCGAGGCCAAAGGCTGGGAGGCGGTGGATATCGGGCCGACCACCCCCGAAAGCACCCATTACCCCGAACACGGCGCTGCGGCGGCGCGTCGGGTAGCCTCCGGCGATTGCAGTCTGGGCATCATCCTTTGCGGTACTGGGCAGGGCATCATGATGGCCGCCAACAAGGTGGCTGGCGTTCGCTGCGGTGTCTGCTCTGACCCGTTTTCGGCGCGCATGATCCGTGCCCACAATGACGCGCAGATCCTGTCGCTGGGTGCGCGCGTTGTCGGTGAGGGGCTGGCGCTGGAAATCGTCGACGCCTTTCTGGAAACCGCCTTTGAAGGCGGACGCCACGGCACCCGCGTCGATATGATCACGGCACTGGAAGGCTGA
- a CDS encoding DUF1285 domain-containing protein, which produces MSGQNLVTPSAEGLAASARAAGKGRGLPPVHKWNPPFCGDLDMRIARDGTWFYLGTPIGRFGLVRLFSSILRKDGDDYFLVTPVEKVGITVDDAPFVAVDFESEGEGESQILTFETHVGDLAAAGPEHPIRVERDPETGEPSPYVLVRANLEALIDRKSFYRLVDLGVHHDGWFGVWSGGQFFPIIPSADLG; this is translated from the coding sequence ATGAGTGGACAAAATCTCGTGACCCCATCGGCAGAGGGGCTTGCAGCCTCGGCGCGCGCGGCGGGGAAAGGCCGGGGACTGCCGCCCGTGCACAAGTGGAATCCGCCCTTTTGCGGTGATCTGGACATGCGGATCGCCCGGGATGGCACCTGGTTCTACCTTGGCACGCCAATCGGCAGATTCGGGCTGGTGCGACTTTTCTCATCGATCCTGCGTAAAGATGGCGATGATTATTTTCTGGTCACTCCGGTCGAAAAGGTCGGAATTACCGTCGATGATGCACCGTTTGTGGCGGTGGACTTTGAGTCGGAGGGCGAAGGTGAGTCGCAGATCCTGACTTTTGAGACCCACGTTGGCGATCTGGCGGCGGCGGGGCCAGAGCATCCGATCCGGGTAGAGCGCGACCCCGAAACGGGAGAGCCGTCCCCCTATGTGCTGGTCCGAGCCAACCTTGAGGCGCTGATAGATCGCAAGAGTTTTTACCGGTTGGTCGATCTGGGGGTTCACCATGACGGCTGGTTTGGAGTGTGGTCCGGTGGCCAGTTTTTTCCTATCATTCCGTCTGCAGACTTGGGCTAA
- a CDS encoding AAA family ATPase: MSDHAGSTEDLVAEIEALEDKLARAKQSITARFIGQERVVDLTLSALLCGGHALLIGLPGLGKTRLVETLSKVMGLNGNRVQFTPDLMPADILGSEVLETGTDGTRAFKFIEGPIFCQLLMADEINRASPRTQSALLQAMQEKQVTVAGQTRTLEAPFHVLATQNPIEQEGTYPLPEAQLDRFLVQIDVAYPDRATERDILLATTGTEEAQSHGVFTGPELIAAQHLLRRMPVGDAVVEMILDLVRAFRPDDPSAPERVKDIVAWGPGPRAAQALMLTVRACALLQGRLAPSPEDVLNMAKPVLVHRMALSFSARARGEDLGALIDEVAAGLRPAEAAA, from the coding sequence ATGTCCGATCACGCCGGTTCGACCGAGGATCTCGTCGCCGAGATCGAGGCGCTTGAAGACAAGCTGGCCCGCGCCAAGCAGTCGATCACCGCGCGGTTCATCGGCCAGGAACGGGTCGTCGACCTGACGCTTTCCGCGCTGCTGTGTGGCGGTCACGCCCTGCTGATCGGCCTGCCCGGCCTTGGCAAGACGCGGCTTGTGGAAACGCTGTCGAAGGTCATGGGGTTAAATGGCAACCGCGTGCAGTTCACACCTGACCTGATGCCCGCCGATATTCTGGGCTCTGAGGTGTTGGAAACCGGCACCGACGGCACTCGCGCGTTCAAATTTATCGAAGGCCCGATTTTCTGCCAGCTGTTGATGGCGGATGAGATCAACCGCGCCTCCCCCCGAACCCAGTCGGCGCTGTTGCAGGCGATGCAGGAAAAGCAGGTCACCGTCGCCGGGCAGACTCGCACGCTGGAAGCACCGTTTCATGTGCTGGCCACACAGAACCCGATCGAACAGGAAGGCACCTACCCGCTGCCCGAGGCGCAGCTTGACCGCTTTTTGGTGCAGATCGACGTGGCCTATCCCGACCGCGCGACAGAGCGCGATATCCTGCTGGCCACCACCGGCACCGAAGAGGCGCAGTCACATGGCGTCTTTACCGGGCCGGAACTGATCGCCGCTCAGCACCTGTTGCGGCGGATGCCGGTGGGCGATGCCGTGGTCGAGATGATCCTAGATCTGGTTCGCGCCTTTCGCCCCGATGATCCCTCTGCGCCTGAGCGGGTCAAGGACATCGTTGCTTGGGGTCCCGGTCCGCGCGCCGCGCAGGCGCTTATGCTGACCGTACGCGCCTGCGCGCTATTGCAAGGGCGGCTGGCCCCCTCTCCGGAGGACGTGTTGAACATGGCCAAACCCGTTCTGGTGCACCGCATGGCGCTGTCCTTCTCGGCCCGTGCGCGGGGTGAAGATTTGGGCGCGTTGATTGACGAGGTTGCCGCAGGTCTGCGCCCCGCTGAGGCCGCAGCGTGA
- a CDS encoding DUF58 domain-containing protein, translated as MTATVAHLRTRAQEEAGRFPALLARAEHLAGTVLLGEHGRRRSGLGDDFWQYRPLQAGDSYRSIDWRRSARGDEQFVREREWQIAQSVQIWVDPGASMRFSSHKNLPTKADRARLVALAASILLIRGGERVGLTGWRLPPRRGDLQTLRLAEMFAEDGEDDYAAPEARGMLPNAKALFVSDFLSDVEPVEAALTKAADRGVRGVLLQVLDPSEEAFPFDGRTIFESVNKTMRHETLKAGDLRETYLQRLAERKARLDAICRVTGWQHFTHHTDQTAQSALLWVYRALDGSQG; from the coding sequence GTGACAGCCACCGTCGCCCACCTGCGCACCCGCGCGCAAGAAGAGGCCGGGCGCTTTCCCGCGCTGCTGGCCCGTGCTGAACATCTGGCGGGCACCGTCCTTTTGGGCGAACACGGGCGACGGCGCTCTGGTCTGGGCGATGATTTCTGGCAATATCGCCCGTTGCAGGCGGGCGATAGCTATCGATCCATCGACTGGCGGCGCTCGGCCCGTGGGGATGAGCAATTTGTGCGGGAACGCGAATGGCAGATCGCACAAAGTGTGCAAATCTGGGTCGATCCCGGCGCCTCTATGCGCTTTTCCAGCCACAAGAACCTGCCGACCAAGGCAGATCGCGCGCGTCTGGTGGCGCTGGCAGCCAGCATCCTGCTGATCCGTGGCGGTGAACGCGTTGGCCTGACCGGTTGGCGACTGCCTCCCCGCCGCGGTGATTTGCAGACCCTGCGGCTGGCCGAGATGTTCGCCGAAGACGGCGAAGACGATTACGCCGCCCCTGAAGCGCGCGGTATGTTGCCCAACGCCAAGGCGCTGTTTGTCTCCGATTTCCTCAGCGATGTCGAACCCGTAGAGGCGGCGCTGACCAAGGCGGCAGACCGCGGTGTGCGCGGCGTGTTGTTACAGGTACTGGACCCTAGCGAAGAGGCGTTCCCCTTTGACGGGCGCACCATATTTGAAAGTGTAAACAAGACGATGCGCCACGAGACGCTCAAGGCCGGCGACCTGCGTGAAACCTATTTGCAACGGTTGGCAGAGCGCAAAGCGCGGCTGGACGCGATCTGTCGCGTAACCGGCTGGCAGCATTTCACCCATCACACGGACCAGACCGCGCAATCCGCCCTTCTTTGGGTGTATCGCGCTCTGGACGGGAGCCAAGGATGA
- a CDS encoding DUF4159 domain-containing protein, with amino-acid sequence MTLFGLIGFTTPWLLLGLLALPILWIILRAVPPAPIRRMFPGVVLLLGLKDEEQVTDRTPWWLLLLRMLAVAAVIIGLAGPVLNPDNDGEVAGDAPLLVVMDASWASAADWRGRMIALDGLLAEAGRDTRPVALMRLTDPEPVQFLSADVLRTRLSGIQPEPWQPDAESTERAIGFLPDTRFDTYWMSDALDREGRTPLLAALEAKGRVTVFEAPRTLYALEPAQVSEGNLLITARRLREGGATELTLAGHGKDPAGNPSVLTRNTLSFEAGMLETTTEIALPAELRARIERFEIEGTRSAGAVTLPDDSLRRREVALIAGSTDREGLELLSPLHYLQKALVPTADLLDGALLDILPANPDVIILADVATLSAAEEDAVLEWLDKGGMLLRFAGPRLAASDISRDREDPLMPVRLRAGGRTVGGAMSWGEPKSLAPFPAESPFFGLAVPSDVTVNSQVMAQPDPTLAARVAAQLSDGTPLVTRKSVGQGQIVLFHVTANAEWSTLPLSGLFVQMLERLAVSSAAAQPEIEDMEGTVWQPIRVLDAFGRPREAGTLPGVDGPALIEAPLGPDLRPGVYQGEDRSLARNVVTADTELTPMIWPERIPVQGITRPQEKPLAGWLLAGAIALLLADVIASLMLSGRLRGAVSAGVVLAALMLVPQDGQAQTAEERAAIAATSEVVLAYVITGDDTVDDLSLAGLRGLSETLYFRTSVEPNTPVGVNLEIDELAFYPMIYWPITASQPTPSREAYAKLNTYLRTGGMIVFDTRDADIAGFGAATPEGRKLQQLAAPLDIPPLEPVPEDHVLTRTFYLLQDFPGRYVGREVWVEAAPPDAELIEGMPFRDLNDNVTPVVIGGNDWASAWAMDDRGNPLVPLGSGFTGERQREIAYRFGVNLVMHVLTGNYKSDQVHVPALLDRLGQ; translated from the coding sequence ATGACCCTTTTCGGCCTGATCGGTTTCACGACCCCCTGGCTCTTGCTGGGGTTGCTTGCCCTGCCGATCCTCTGGATCATCCTGCGCGCCGTGCCACCCGCGCCAATCCGGCGGATGTTTCCCGGCGTGGTCCTACTGCTGGGCCTCAAGGATGAGGAACAGGTCACGGATCGCACGCCTTGGTGGCTGTTGCTGCTGCGGATGCTGGCGGTGGCGGCGGTGATTATCGGGCTGGCGGGGCCTGTGCTGAACCCCGACAACGATGGAGAGGTCGCAGGCGATGCGCCGCTGCTGGTTGTGATGGATGCCAGTTGGGCCTCTGCCGCCGATTGGCGCGGGCGAATGATCGCGCTGGACGGGCTGTTGGCCGAGGCCGGGCGCGACACGCGCCCCGTGGCGCTGATGCGATTGACGGACCCCGAACCGGTGCAATTCCTCAGCGCCGATGTTTTGCGCACGCGCCTGTCGGGCATTCAGCCAGAGCCGTGGCAGCCCGACGCCGAAAGCACGGAACGCGCCATCGGCTTTCTGCCCGACACGCGGTTCGACACCTACTGGATGTCCGACGCGCTTGACCGCGAAGGCCGCACACCGCTGTTGGCCGCCTTGGAAGCCAAAGGCCGGGTGACAGTGTTCGAGGCCCCCCGCACGCTCTATGCGCTGGAACCGGCGCAGGTGTCCGAGGGCAATCTGCTGATCACCGCGCGCCGCCTACGCGAAGGCGGCGCCACCGAACTGACCTTGGCTGGCCACGGCAAAGACCCGGCAGGCAACCCGTCGGTCCTGACCCGCAACACGCTGAGTTTTGAGGCTGGGATGCTGGAAACCACAACAGAGATTGCCCTGCCCGCCGAATTGCGCGCCCGCATCGAACGGTTTGAGATCGAAGGCACCCGCAGCGCCGGGGCCGTCACACTGCCCGACGACAGCCTGCGCCGCCGCGAGGTCGCCCTGATCGCGGGCAGTACGGACCGTGAGGGGCTAGAGCTTCTGTCGCCGCTGCACTACCTGCAAAAGGCTCTGGTTCCTACCGCCGACCTGCTGGACGGGGCCTTGCTGGACATCCTGCCCGCCAATCCGGACGTGATCATCCTTGCCGATGTGGCGACCCTGTCGGCGGCAGAGGAAGACGCCGTTCTGGAATGGCTCGACAAGGGCGGGATGCTCTTGCGGTTTGCCGGGCCGCGCCTTGCTGCGTCGGACATCAGCCGCGACCGCGAAGACCCGTTGATGCCGGTGCGCCTGCGCGCCGGGGGCCGCACCGTGGGCGGCGCGATGAGCTGGGGAGAGCCCAAATCGCTGGCCCCCTTCCCCGCCGAAAGCCCGTTCTTCGGGCTGGCCGTACCCTCGGACGTCACCGTCAACAGTCAGGTCATGGCACAGCCTGACCCAACGCTGGCCGCGCGCGTAGCGGCGCAACTGTCGGATGGCACCCCGCTGGTCACGCGCAAATCGGTGGGACAAGGCCAGATCGTCCTGTTCCACGTCACCGCCAACGCCGAATGGTCGACCCTGCCGCTGTCGGGCCTCTTTGTGCAGATGCTGGAACGGCTGGCGGTCTCCTCCGCTGCCGCACAGCCAGAGATTGAGGATATGGAAGGCACCGTCTGGCAGCCGATCCGCGTGCTGGACGCCTTTGGCCGCCCACGTGAGGCCGGCACCCTGCCCGGTGTCGATGGTCCCGCCCTGATCGAGGCCCCACTGGGCCCCGATCTGCGCCCTGGCGTGTATCAGGGCGAGGATCGCAGCCTTGCCCGCAACGTGGTGACAGCGGACACAGAACTGACGCCGATGATCTGGCCCGAACGCATCCCGGTGCAGGGCATCACCCGTCCGCAGGAGAAACCCTTGGCCGGTTGGCTGCTGGCCGGGGCGATTGCGCTGCTGCTGGCCGATGTGATCGCCTCACTGATGCTGTCGGGCCGGTTGCGCGGCGCGGTGTCGGCGGGTGTCGTTTTGGCGGCGCTGATGCTGGTGCCGCAGGACGGACAGGCGCAAACCGCCGAGGAACGCGCCGCCATCGCCGCGACCTCGGAGGTGGTTCTGGCCTATGTGATCACCGGCGACGACACGGTCGACGACTTGTCCCTTGCCGGGCTGCGCGGCCTGTCGGAGACGCTGTATTTCCGCACCTCGGTCGAACCGAACACGCCTGTCGGTGTGAACCTTGAAATCGATGAACTGGCCTTTTACCCGATGATCTACTGGCCGATCACTGCCAGCCAGCCGACACCGTCCCGTGAGGCCTATGCCAAGCTGAACACCTATCTGCGCACCGGCGGCATGATCGTCTTCGACACCCGCGATGCGGACATCGCCGGGTTTGGTGCGGCCACCCCGGAAGGCCGCAAGCTGCAACAACTGGCCGCCCCGCTGGACATCCCCCCGCTGGAGCCGGTGCCAGAGGACCACGTCCTGACGCGCACCTTTTACCTCTTGCAGGATTTCCCGGGCCGCTACGTCGGGCGCGAGGTCTGGGTAGAGGCCGCGCCGCCGGATGCCGAACTGATCGAGGGCATGCCGTTTCGCGATCTCAACGACAACGTGACGCCAGTGGTGATTGGTGGCAACGACTGGGCCTCGGCCTGGGCGATGGACGACCGGGGCAACCCGCTGGTCCCGCTAGGCAGCGGCTTTACCGGCGAACGCCAGCGTGAGATCGCCTACCGCTTTGGTGTAAACCTTGTGATGCATGTTCTGACCGGCAACTACAAATCCGACCAGGTCCATGTCCCCGCCCTTCTTGACCGTCTGGGTCAATAA